The Rhodocytophaga rosea genome has a segment encoding these proteins:
- a CDS encoding M48 family metalloprotease, producing MSKLLFYTLILWLFCINIASSQIPPLTPSSRYVIPNSDNLLENIKKTHEIKKRNLPVSNRQAFEKIYQQHFDTLTFHLNNGHYLFDDKIYPYYKQIADHIISTNPMLADHKVHLLISRRADPNASSMGYSIINLHIGLSRRFENESQAAFVLCHELAHHYLNHIDQSIAQYVESIYGRPTQQQLKKIARSDNQKVRKGIDLLRHTVYAMNNNSRSHEREADSLALLFMKNTVYDEKEALTALALLDSVDREKYRYELPLKQAFDSPEYPFKDYWLKPSQLMQIEDKEAYWNEDSLKTHPDCTDRIKALATQINDRNNKKQFVQPPQHFQEMVSQSDIELIERELYFRRYGRCLYESLLLLSQQPHNQYLQATIGQCLYGIYQAQKNHQLSKYVDLPAPRDSKEYRQLLDFLHNLRLKEIAQIGYYFLKHNYTSEVSEDFLYAFAALSKVMEVPEQFSNLKNDYLLKYPQGRFVQQIKQL from the coding sequence ATGTCCAAACTACTCTTCTATACACTCATCCTTTGGCTCTTTTGTATAAATATTGCTTCTTCCCAGATACCCCCTCTCACCCCGTCTTCCCGGTATGTAATTCCTAATTCAGATAACTTATTAGAAAATATCAAAAAGACACACGAAATAAAAAAGCGTAATCTACCAGTATCTAACCGGCAAGCATTTGAAAAAATATACCAGCAACACTTTGATACACTGACTTTTCACCTTAATAATGGGCACTATTTATTTGATGATAAGATTTACCCCTACTACAAGCAAATAGCAGATCATATTATCAGCACAAACCCTATGCTCGCTGACCATAAAGTGCATTTGTTGATCAGCCGCAGAGCAGACCCCAATGCAAGCAGTATGGGTTATAGTATTATAAACCTTCATATTGGGCTCTCCCGTCGCTTTGAAAATGAGAGTCAGGCAGCCTTTGTTCTTTGCCATGAACTAGCTCACCATTATTTGAATCATATTGACCAGAGTATCGCACAGTATGTAGAAAGCATCTATGGCAGGCCTACCCAACAACAACTAAAGAAAATAGCACGAAGTGATAACCAGAAAGTGCGCAAGGGAATAGACCTGCTTCGACATACGGTTTATGCTATGAACAATAATAGCCGTTCGCATGAAAGAGAAGCCGATTCTTTGGCCTTATTATTTATGAAGAACACAGTGTACGATGAAAAAGAGGCTTTAACTGCACTTGCATTATTGGATAGTGTGGACAGAGAAAAATACAGATATGAGTTGCCACTCAAGCAAGCTTTTGATTCTCCGGAATATCCATTTAAAGATTACTGGCTAAAGCCTTCTCAACTGATGCAAATAGAAGATAAGGAAGCGTACTGGAACGAAGATTCATTAAAAACCCATCCCGATTGCACAGACCGGATAAAAGCCTTAGCAACACAAATCAATGATAGAAATAATAAAAAGCAATTTGTGCAACCTCCACAACATTTTCAGGAGATGGTGAGCCAAAGTGATATTGAGCTGATTGAACGGGAATTATACTTTCGAAGGTATGGCAGGTGCTTGTATGAAAGCCTTCTCTTGCTCAGCCAGCAGCCTCACAATCAATATTTACAGGCAACTATCGGACAATGCTTGTATGGAATATACCAGGCACAGAAAAATCATCAGCTCAGTAAGTATGTTGACCTGCCGGCACCCAGAGATTCTAAAGAATACCGCCAGTTACTGGACTTTTTGCATAATCTGCGGCTAAAGGAAATAGCGCAGATAGGGTATTATTTTCTTAAGCACAATTATACAAGTGAGGTTTCAGAAGATTTTTTATATGCTTTTGCTGCTTTAAGTAAAGTAATGGAAGTCCCTGAACAGTTCTCCAACTTAAAAAACGATTACCTGCTGAAATACCCCCAGGGCAGGTTTGTACAACAAATAAAACAACTCTAA
- a CDS encoding flavin monoamine oxidase family protein: MKNLTRREFINRVSLITGSGYAAMTALGMIPASPARALQAEGKVEEKKHVVILGAGLAGLSAAYELSKLGYQCTILEARSRPGGRIWTIRKGMRESEMDSPEQVCSFDEGQYFNAGATRIPHHHTSVINYCRELGVPLENFNNINEAAYLYSEGKGPLSNKRIRQRELHNDMRGYTSELLAKALDQKALDLPITEEEKQKVVEYLVAEGGLDTSHLYKGSSRRGYTTPPGGGDKPGQPSDIPSLIALIQSGLVDPYFYNIPEYTYEQQTTMLTPVGGMDQITKAFEKKVGKSIQYKAEVKEIRKSGNGVRIVAMGTDNKPKEIVADFCICTLPLTVMSTMETDFSPDILRAIDSIPYNNSCKIGLQFKRRFWEEDDAIFGGISRTNMDITQIVYPSSGYMLAKGVLVGYYNFGRTAERTGNLSLADREKMALEQGGKIHPQYTKEFENSFSLAWQKIKYSQGAWAAYSTEVRQKYYPALLKPDGPIYFAGDHVSYLNAWMAGAFESAWLAVESIHKRARQNVVGVSTGK, encoded by the coding sequence ATGAAGAATCTTACCCGGCGTGAATTTATTAACAGGGTATCGCTGATTACAGGTTCTGGCTATGCTGCCATGACAGCGCTGGGCATGATCCCAGCCTCTCCGGCACGTGCGTTACAGGCAGAAGGAAAAGTTGAGGAAAAAAAACATGTGGTGATTCTGGGGGCCGGACTGGCCGGACTGTCTGCTGCTTATGAACTCAGTAAATTAGGTTACCAGTGCACGATTCTGGAAGCCCGTTCCAGGCCTGGCGGCCGCATATGGACCATCCGAAAAGGCATGCGGGAAAGCGAGATGGATAGCCCGGAACAGGTATGCAGTTTCGATGAAGGACAGTATTTTAACGCCGGTGCCACCCGGATTCCTCACCACCATACTTCTGTCATTAATTATTGCCGGGAACTGGGTGTACCTCTGGAAAACTTCAATAATATCAATGAAGCGGCATATCTATATAGTGAAGGCAAAGGGCCGCTCTCTAATAAACGTATTCGCCAGCGGGAATTACACAATGACATGAGGGGGTATACTTCTGAACTGCTCGCCAAAGCCCTCGACCAGAAAGCCCTCGATCTGCCTATTACCGAAGAAGAAAAGCAAAAAGTAGTGGAATACCTGGTTGCAGAAGGAGGCTTAGATACTAGCCATTTGTACAAAGGTTCGTCCAGAAGAGGCTATACTACTCCACCGGGAGGGGGCGACAAACCCGGTCAGCCCAGCGATATTCCCAGTTTGATTGCCTTAATACAATCTGGTTTAGTAGATCCGTATTTTTACAATATTCCCGAATATACTTACGAACAACAAACTACTATGCTCACTCCCGTAGGCGGAATGGATCAGATCACAAAAGCATTCGAGAAAAAAGTAGGGAAGAGCATTCAATATAAAGCAGAGGTAAAAGAAATACGCAAATCCGGAAATGGCGTGCGTATTGTAGCCATGGGAACTGATAACAAGCCAAAGGAAATTGTGGCTGATTTCTGTATTTGTACCCTACCGCTAACGGTGATGAGTACCATGGAAACCGATTTTTCGCCGGATATACTTCGGGCGATAGATTCTATTCCTTACAATAATAGCTGCAAAATCGGGTTACAGTTTAAAAGGCGCTTCTGGGAAGAAGACGATGCTATTTTTGGAGGCATCAGCCGTACCAATATGGACATTACGCAAATTGTCTATCCATCTTCCGGATATATGTTGGCAAAAGGCGTATTAGTTGGATATTATAATTTTGGCCGAACGGCCGAACGGACTGGCAATCTTTCTCTGGCCGACCGGGAAAAAATGGCGCTTGAACAAGGCGGCAAAATTCATCCGCAGTATACCAAAGAATTTGAAAATTCATTTTCTCTGGCCTGGCAAAAAATTAAATACAGCCAGGGAGCCTGGGCAGCGTATTCTACAGAAGTCCGTCAGAAGTATTACCCGGCCTTACTCAAACCAGATGGCCCAATCTATTTTGCAGGCGACCATGTTTCGTACCTTAACGCCTGGATGGCCGGTGCTTTTGAATCCGCCTGGCTGGCGGTGGAATCCATTCACAAACGGGCAAGACAGAATGTAGTAGGAGTGTCTACTGGTAAGTAA
- a CDS encoding DUF6770 family protein, with amino-acid sequence MIKSTVRLLLCILMCAVCTRSFAQQKSFSNVLTIQLRNMGAIYNKNQVSGYYMFYKVDRVNGKTNSYLLRILDQNLNEVSESKIEESKYFYLMEAAYNDESLMFKFYDAKEKTISFYQYDNKSQLKNKSSRKLESKMEVYTYNSQAEREESDGTFLFAIPGQGFVDYGMKKDGKLGYAITFYPENKTQKGWTYESASNSKEVENAGYVVASKNLLISSVIRRNNLLSQNFEAYLLGIDINTGKKLFEKKVEDKQYELSFINATIDENSGNVALLGQYYKKNDNVVKDKSLGLCSYVLSSDGNIITKNYASWLTDVRKFLPVNAQGKMEDVGYLYFHKIIKTADGRYIAVGEQYRKAASAAGIALTVLGGSSAGVTKMVIEDLVVLEFNQQFKLENVKIFDKSKTNVELPAAYDFAGPQITAYYLKALGHFDYSFSQQNEDATTFSVGYVDYEKKKGEKNGLVFGAITYAEKEYATDKLSLETDASSLRVIPAKPGFILITEYFRKAKKLDMRLEKINY; translated from the coding sequence ATGATTAAATCTACAGTTCGTTTGCTGTTATGCATACTCATGTGTGCTGTATGTACCAGATCTTTTGCCCAGCAGAAGTCGTTTAGTAATGTGCTTACCATACAATTGCGCAATATGGGGGCTATTTACAATAAGAATCAGGTTTCCGGCTACTATATGTTTTACAAAGTGGATAGGGTGAATGGAAAAACAAATTCCTATTTACTGCGCATCCTCGACCAGAACCTGAATGAGGTAAGTGAAAGTAAAATTGAGGAATCGAAGTACTTTTACCTGATGGAAGCTGCTTATAATGATGAGTCATTAATGTTTAAGTTTTATGATGCCAAGGAGAAAACCATCAGCTTTTATCAGTACGATAATAAAAGTCAGCTCAAAAATAAATCAAGCCGGAAATTAGAGTCTAAAATGGAGGTCTATACTTATAATTCACAGGCTGAAAGGGAAGAAAGCGATGGTACTTTTTTATTTGCTATTCCAGGCCAGGGTTTTGTAGATTATGGCATGAAGAAAGATGGTAAGCTGGGTTATGCCATTACTTTTTATCCGGAAAATAAGACCCAGAAAGGATGGACTTATGAATCTGCCAGCAATAGCAAAGAAGTAGAGAATGCTGGGTATGTGGTAGCCAGCAAAAATCTGCTTATCTCTTCCGTGATTCGAAGAAATAATCTGTTAAGTCAGAATTTTGAAGCATACCTGCTGGGGATTGATATTAATACTGGTAAAAAGTTATTTGAGAAAAAAGTAGAAGATAAGCAGTACGAACTCAGTTTCATTAACGCTACGATAGATGAAAACTCAGGCAATGTAGCCTTACTCGGTCAATATTATAAAAAGAATGACAATGTAGTAAAAGATAAGAGTTTAGGACTCTGCTCCTATGTACTGAGTTCAGATGGAAATATCATCACTAAAAATTATGCGTCCTGGCTCACAGATGTGAGAAAGTTTTTGCCGGTGAATGCACAAGGCAAAATGGAGGATGTAGGCTATTTGTACTTTCACAAAATTATAAAAACGGCAGACGGCAGGTATATAGCGGTTGGAGAGCAATATAGAAAAGCTGCCAGCGCTGCAGGTATAGCCCTTACCGTTTTGGGTGGATCAAGTGCTGGTGTAACAAAAATGGTGATAGAAGATTTAGTGGTATTAGAATTTAACCAGCAGTTTAAGCTCGAAAATGTTAAAATATTCGATAAAAGTAAAACCAACGTTGAACTACCTGCCGCCTATGATTTTGCCGGTCCGCAGATAACGGCTTACTATTTAAAGGCTTTAGGACATTTCGACTACTCTTTCAGCCAGCAAAATGAGGATGCTACTACATTTTCGGTAGGCTATGTAGATTATGAGAAGAAGAAAGGAGAAAAAAATGGATTGGTGTTTGGTGCGATCACCTATGCTGAAAAAGAATATGCTACAGATAAGCTCAGTTTAGAAACAGATGCTAGTTCTTTACGGGTTATACCAGCAAAGCCTGGGTTTATCCTGATCACGGAGTATTTCAGGAAAGCTAAAAAACTGGATATGCGCCTGGAAAAAATCAATTATTGA
- a CDS encoding SusD/RagB family nutrient-binding outer membrane lipoprotein, producing the protein MKLFRYIFLIAGLMVFNSCTKEFDEINTNPNDPTTISPQFILPYAIEASVDRYWGHRTRFERLNLDGAMLWMQYLSRNIYSNEGDNYSISPALHANNWKGFYNDGLVNFQRIVTLSGEGSTTPNTNYEGVALVMRSWVFSLLTDSYGAIPYSESLKGTATDAVFSPVYDSQEEVYAGLLSDLKMANEKLVVGGPSIAGDILYSGDILKWKKFANSLRLRLANRQAAKKPAESQAIMAEILSDPAMYPIFTGNEDNASLKHTAVLPSNNEWHQVMVQDGRTDWSISQTLADKLNALNDTRITVFAQPNESGVYTGIPNGLPDAIATTYLSTASKLGSYFMQPTTPSVIMTYAELQFILAEAAIDGDISIGTAQGYFEKGIEGSFKQYELALPADYLATVGAATKEKVMEQKWIALFGQGPEAWTEYRRTGLPVFPARDPRAVFDNNGVLPTRLRYPSSEESLNGANMKLGVSLNGGDNDMVTKLWFVE; encoded by the coding sequence ATGAAGCTATTTCGATATATTTTTCTAATCGCCGGATTGATGGTTTTTAACTCTTGTACCAAGGAGTTCGATGAAATCAATACCAATCCCAATGACCCCACTACCATAAGTCCGCAGTTTATCCTGCCTTATGCCATTGAAGCCTCGGTAGACCGTTACTGGGGACACCGCACCCGTTTTGAACGCCTCAATTTAGATGGCGCTATGCTTTGGATGCAATATCTTTCCAGAAATATTTATTCCAACGAAGGCGATAATTACAGCATATCGCCGGCATTGCATGCCAACAACTGGAAAGGGTTTTACAATGATGGTCTGGTAAATTTCCAGCGCATTGTAACCTTGTCTGGTGAAGGAAGCACTACACCCAACACCAATTACGAAGGCGTTGCTCTGGTGATGCGCAGTTGGGTATTTTCCCTGCTAACCGATTCGTATGGCGCTATTCCCTATTCAGAGTCGCTAAAGGGCACCGCCACGGATGCTGTGTTTTCGCCGGTATATGATTCCCAGGAAGAAGTATATGCCGGTTTACTCAGCGACCTGAAAATGGCAAATGAAAAACTAGTGGTAGGTGGGCCTTCGATTGCCGGAGATATTTTATACAGTGGTGATATTCTCAAATGGAAAAAGTTTGCCAATTCCCTCCGCCTGCGTTTGGCTAACCGCCAGGCAGCCAAGAAGCCAGCTGAATCTCAAGCAATCATGGCAGAAATTTTATCTGATCCGGCAATGTATCCCATCTTCACTGGCAATGAAGACAATGCATCCCTGAAACATACGGCTGTGCTGCCCAGCAATAACGAATGGCACCAGGTGATGGTACAGGATGGACGCACCGACTGGAGCATCAGTCAGACCTTAGCCGACAAGCTTAATGCATTGAATGATACTCGTATTACGGTGTTTGCGCAGCCCAACGAAAGTGGTGTATATACTGGTATTCCCAATGGATTACCAGATGCCATTGCCACTACTTACTTGAGTACAGCTTCTAAACTAGGTTCTTACTTTATGCAGCCTACTACGCCCAGCGTAATTATGACCTATGCAGAACTGCAATTTATTCTGGCTGAAGCGGCTATTGATGGAGATATTTCCATCGGAACCGCACAAGGTTATTTTGAGAAAGGCATTGAAGGGTCCTTTAAACAGTATGAGTTAGCGTTGCCTGCTGATTATCTGGCTACGGTTGGTGCCGCAACTAAGGAGAAAGTTATGGAGCAGAAATGGATCGCTTTGTTTGGCCAGGGCCCGGAAGCCTGGACAGAATATCGCCGGACCGGATTACCTGTATTTCCTGCCCGTGACCCCAGAGCGGTGTTCGATAACAATGGCGTATTGCCAACCCGTCTGCGCTATCCTTCTTCCGAAGAATCGCTCAATGGAGCCAATATGAAACTGGGTGTTTCGCTCAATGGCGGCGACAATGATATGGTAACCAAGCTCTGGTTTGTAGAATAG
- a CDS encoding pyridoxal phosphate-dependent aminotransferase, translating into MQPTINRRNWLKSGALMAAGLTFGTGKWNMTAAAPENILLPPDRPVIKARLSSNENPFGPSEKARKALMEAIGDSYMYPRESMQHFKSLIAKEEGVSEEHILLGAGSSELLMAAALNYSLKAPGSSILSADPSYMSLIRAATQYGSGWEKVPLTKDYAHDLDAMEKQVTDKTSLVYICNPNNPTGTIVSAAKLASFCEVVSKKKPVFMDEAYIDYIPDSRKNSMINAVKKGQNVIVARTFSKVHGFAGLRIGYVIALPETVTELRKYYTGGMNIAATSVNAAIASYQDTEYMAYAIKKNAESKAFLYKTLKDAGYEYVPSYANFVLFPIQIDGKRFTEEMSKRGVSIRNWAFDNKQWCRVSMGTMEQMQMFAQAFKEIA; encoded by the coding sequence ATGCAACCTACAATCAACCGTCGTAACTGGCTGAAAAGCGGAGCACTCATGGCCGCCGGACTTACTTTCGGCACCGGAAAATGGAATATGACTGCTGCTGCCCCTGAAAACATATTGCTTCCTCCGGATAGACCAGTGATCAAAGCCCGTTTATCATCTAACGAAAACCCCTTTGGCCCCTCTGAAAAAGCCCGCAAAGCGCTGATGGAAGCCATTGGCGATAGCTATATGTATCCCAGAGAATCTATGCAGCATTTCAAAAGCCTGATTGCCAAAGAGGAAGGCGTGAGTGAAGAGCATATTCTACTGGGTGCCGGTTCGTCGGAGCTCCTGATGGCGGCTGCTCTCAATTATAGTCTGAAAGCGCCTGGTAGTTCTATACTTTCAGCAGATCCTTCCTATATGTCATTGATCCGGGCTGCTACACAATATGGTTCGGGCTGGGAAAAAGTGCCCTTAACCAAAGACTATGCCCATGACCTGGATGCCATGGAAAAACAGGTGACGGATAAAACAAGCCTGGTCTACATCTGTAATCCCAATAACCCGACTGGAACGATTGTTTCTGCTGCTAAACTGGCTTCCTTCTGTGAAGTGGTATCCAAGAAAAAGCCTGTCTTTATGGACGAAGCCTATATTGATTATATTCCTGATTCCAGGAAGAATTCGATGATTAATGCAGTTAAGAAAGGACAGAATGTGATTGTGGCCAGAACTTTCTCGAAAGTACATGGTTTTGCCGGCTTGCGTATCGGCTATGTGATCGCACTCCCAGAAACGGTGACTGAACTGAGAAAATATTATACTGGTGGTATGAATATAGCTGCAACTTCTGTGAATGCGGCCATTGCCAGTTACCAGGATACTGAATATATGGCTTATGCCATTAAAAAGAATGCGGAGTCCAAAGCCTTTTTATATAAAACACTGAAGGATGCCGGATATGAATATGTTCCTTCCTATGCAAATTTTGTGTTGTTCCCGATTCAAATCGATGGAAAACGGTTTACTGAGGAAATGTCTAAGCGGGGGGTAAGTATCCGCAACTGGGCATTCGATAACAAACAATGGTGCCGGGTAAGTATGGGTACGATGGAGCAAATGCAGATGTTTGCACAAGCCTTTAAAGAAATCGCTTAA
- a CDS encoding SusC/RagA family TonB-linked outer membrane protein, producing MREYKLLLIIFSIFLYSGAAQAQQKISGKVSAQEDGSIVPGVNITIKGTTSGTVTDGTGMYSITVPDAKAILVFSFIGLTTEEIEVGNQTTIDVQMTSDVKTLTEIVVTAFGIEREKKALGYAVQEVKGADIVESRSSNLANSLSGRVAGVRVTSNGGPGSGSTVQIRGAGSVNGNNQPLIVIDGVPTEQSGSKQLGSVLTEISPDNIKEISVLKGPSASALYGSRGYNGVILITTKNGSGQKGIGVEINSNMTFERPLVKPDFQDMYGGGNGYRTWYNDGWSGVISDPLQIDQYQSAYGTTAPLTGTEGTDESWGGPMDGRLVRQWWTGTEVAPLTPQPDNWEQFWETGRTFTNNIAISGSNNKGNFRLSLGRMDQTGIMASNDFKRNNIRLNTGYNFTPKLSITMSAEYAKSGSDNRSYTNGQEFIWSHRHTNWDQVKDWRSYTGVHIQRAVAGKPADNDPPNWQHTYFTNPYFLQEMLPYSNEKDRLLGIIALQYKFTDYLSLMLRTGTDYSTDTRTNIINFDRVRNGNRTPGRYSEELLRYQETNSDFMLRFNKDISSMFSLNAMVGGLHRTNYYKRNFVNVGELVVDRLYNLANSVPSLNVTESTIQEREAQSLFGSFQVGFRNSVFVEVTGRNDWSSTLPKADRSYFYPSVSFTAALTDLFNIQSNMLSFAKLRASWAQVGNDTDPYRLSQTFLASGSYNGAIPKFYENLTIANPTLKPERMTGSELGVDLRFLQNRVGLDVTYYNQDAQDQILDVEISKASGYNKRIINAGKIVNKGIEISLNATPIKLPGSFSWDVSVNFARNRNKVVALADGLTTYLLASQNGLQSLASVGQPYGTLFGVAFERSPDGQVVYKDGLPVVATSSQVLGNIQPDWTGGLQNTFSFKGIVLSALIDVRKGGDIFDLGTGVARWTGQYEETAVGREEGIIGTGVMNIGTTESPQYVPNNIIVDANRLYGYNNPRNYHETGIFDGSYVKLRELSLGYQIPSAWLSKLFIQTAKISAVGRNVAILFKNTPHIDPEVDRFGANGQGFAYGELPSTRSIGFNVSLGF from the coding sequence ATGAGAGAATATAAATTACTACTTATTATTTTTTCCATCTTCCTATATTCCGGCGCTGCGCAGGCGCAACAGAAAATTTCGGGCAAAGTGTCAGCCCAGGAGGATGGAAGTATAGTACCTGGTGTGAACATCACTATAAAAGGCACAACCAGTGGTACAGTTACAGATGGTACTGGTATGTACTCGATTACGGTACCTGATGCAAAAGCTATCCTGGTATTTAGTTTTATTGGTCTAACCACTGAAGAAATTGAAGTAGGAAACCAGACTACTATAGATGTACAAATGACATCAGATGTAAAAACGCTGACTGAAATCGTAGTAACTGCATTTGGTATCGAAAGGGAGAAAAAAGCCCTTGGTTATGCTGTACAGGAAGTAAAAGGGGCAGATATTGTAGAATCCCGTTCTTCCAACCTGGCCAATAGTCTTTCCGGCAGGGTAGCCGGTGTGCGGGTGACCAGCAATGGTGGTCCTGGTAGTGGATCTACCGTGCAAATCCGGGGAGCAGGCTCCGTAAATGGCAACAATCAGCCTTTAATTGTCATAGATGGCGTACCTACCGAACAATCTGGCAGCAAACAACTGGGTTCCGTGTTAACAGAAATCAGTCCTGATAACATTAAAGAGATTTCTGTATTGAAAGGCCCAAGTGCCAGTGCGCTCTATGGTTCCAGAGGATACAATGGAGTAATTCTGATCACAACTAAAAATGGTTCCGGACAAAAAGGGATTGGTGTAGAAATCAACTCCAATATGACTTTTGAGCGTCCGCTGGTAAAACCTGATTTTCAGGATATGTATGGCGGAGGCAATGGATACCGCACCTGGTATAACGATGGCTGGAGCGGAGTGATCAGCGATCCGCTGCAAATAGACCAATACCAAAGTGCCTATGGAACAACTGCGCCACTTACCGGTACAGAAGGAACCGATGAAAGCTGGGGAGGCCCAATGGATGGCCGCCTGGTACGCCAGTGGTGGACAGGTACTGAAGTAGCACCCCTAACTCCTCAGCCCGATAACTGGGAACAGTTCTGGGAAACCGGCCGTACTTTTACCAATAACATTGCGATTTCCGGCTCCAACAACAAAGGTAATTTCCGCCTCTCACTAGGCCGTATGGACCAGACCGGGATTATGGCCTCCAACGATTTCAAACGCAATAATATCCGCTTAAATACCGGCTATAATTTCACACCTAAACTGAGCATTACCATGTCGGCAGAATATGCCAAATCTGGTTCAGATAACCGCAGTTATACCAACGGGCAGGAATTTATCTGGTCGCACCGCCATACCAACTGGGATCAGGTAAAAGACTGGCGCAGCTACACAGGCGTTCACATCCAAAGAGCCGTAGCTGGAAAACCTGCTGATAATGACCCACCCAACTGGCAACACACATATTTTACCAATCCCTATTTTTTACAGGAAATGCTGCCTTATTCCAACGAAAAAGACAGACTGTTAGGAATTATAGCCTTACAATACAAATTTACCGATTATCTGAGCCTGATGCTGCGTACCGGTACAGATTATTCCACAGATACCCGCACCAACATAATTAATTTCGACAGGGTACGTAATGGCAACCGCACCCCAGGAAGATATTCTGAAGAACTACTGCGCTATCAGGAAACCAATTCCGATTTTATGCTGCGCTTCAATAAAGACATCAGTTCTATGTTCTCTTTAAATGCCATGGTGGGAGGGTTACACCGCACCAATTACTACAAACGTAATTTTGTAAACGTAGGCGAACTGGTGGTAGACCGCTTGTATAACCTGGCTAATTCTGTACCCAGCCTGAATGTAACAGAAAGTACCATCCAGGAAAGAGAAGCCCAGAGCTTATTTGGCTCCTTCCAGGTAGGATTCCGCAACTCAGTTTTTGTGGAAGTAACCGGCCGCAACGACTGGTCCAGTACCTTGCCAAAAGCAGACAGGTCTTATTTCTATCCTTCTGTATCCTTTACTGCGGCCCTTACTGATTTGTTCAATATTCAGAGCAATATGCTGTCTTTTGCAAAATTAAGGGCCAGCTGGGCACAGGTGGGTAATGATACTGATCCCTACCGTTTATCACAAACCTTTCTTGCTTCAGGTTCTTACAATGGCGCTATTCCTAAATTCTACGAAAACCTGACGATTGCCAATCCGACGTTGAAACCTGAGAGAATGACAGGTTCTGAGTTAGGAGTTGACCTCCGCTTTCTGCAAAACCGGGTAGGTTTAGATGTAACCTATTACAACCAGGATGCACAGGATCAGATTCTGGATGTGGAAATTTCCAAAGCTTCCGGCTATAATAAACGCATCATTAATGCAGGAAAGATCGTCAACAAAGGGATAGAAATCAGCCTTAATGCCACACCAATCAAATTGCCTGGCAGCTTTAGCTGGGATGTATCGGTGAATTTTGCCCGCAACCGTAATAAAGTAGTAGCGCTCGCAGATGGGCTAACCACCTATTTGCTTGCTTCCCAGAATGGATTACAGTCACTTGCCAGCGTTGGACAACCGTATGGAACCTTATTTGGTGTTGCCTTCGAACGTTCTCCGGATGGTCAGGTGGTTTATAAAGATGGATTGCCGGTTGTTGCAACCAGTTCTCAAGTTTTGGGTAACATACAGCCAGACTGGACCGGCGGTTTACAAAATACATTCAGCTTTAAGGGAATTGTACTTTCGGCTCTGATCGATGTGCGCAAAGGTGGCGATATATTTGACCTGGGTACTGGGGTAGCCCGCTGGACCGGCCAGTATGAAGAAACCGCTGTCGGCCGTGAGGAAGGTATTATCGGAACAGGTGTAATGAATATCGGTACTACAGAATCTCCCCAATATGTGCCTAACAATATAATTGTGGATGCCAACCGCTTGTATGGCTACAATAATCCCCGGAATTATCACGAAACCGGTATTTTCGATGGAAGTTATGTAAAGCTCCGGGAACTCTCCTTAGGTTACCAGATACCCTCTGCCTGGCTGAGCAAACTCTTTATCCAGACAGCCAAGATATCTGCCGTTGGCCGCAATGTCGCCATCTTATTTAAAAACACGCCTCACATCGATCCGGAAGTAGACCGTTTTGGTGCCAATGGACAAGGCTTTGCCTATGGCGAGTTGCCAAGCACCCGCAGCATTGGTTTTAATGTGAGCTTAGGTTTTTAA